The following proteins are co-located in the Stigmatella aurantiaca genome:
- a CDS encoding type I polyketide synthase gives MTSFAEKIAQYSPKRLALLAMELKSRLDAVEGTRSEPIAIIGMGCRFPGGGNDPESYWNLLCNGVDAVTEVPSSRWTREDMARMDPEALEKLGARWGAFINKVDQFDADFFGISPHEAHRMDPQQRILLEVAWEALERAGQDMTQLAGSRTGVFVGLYSDDYALLQMGNPSARDSSSVTGALNCVVPGRLSYLLDLQGPCLAVDTACSSSLVALHLASQSLRNQECSMALACGVNLILSPHSSSRVSRAQALAPDGRCKTFDARANGFVRGEGCGVVVLKRLSDAIAAGDPILALVRGSAVNQDGKSAGLTAPNVLAQQALIRQALQSAGLEPSEIDCVEAHGTGTSLGDPIEMEALHEVYGSGRSAQQSLVVGAAKTNIGHLESAAGIAGIIKMVLSMQHQAVPPVAHFQRLNPRIDFSGESITIPTALHPWPAREERKRRGAVSSFGISGTNAHVILEEPPSGQAAPVPHAPGAHLLPLSARSPSALQELAQKYAEYLVSSPEVSLREVCYTAALRRTHHEYRLAVAGESPAAVAEKLREFAAGGPAPAVKGADGQRKVVFVFPGQGSQWLGMGRQLLEQEPAFREAIERIDEAMRPHVTWRLLDVLRAPSEASRLNEIDVVQPVLFAMAVALSALWRAWGIEPDAVVGHSMGEVAAAHVAGALSLEDAAAVICLRSRLLKRISGQGAMLAAELSLAEARKAVAGREARVAIAVNNSPTSTVLSGDAAALEEIRASLEARNVFCRWVKVDVASHSPQVDSLRADLLSVLSAVRPRPASVPIVSTVTGAPCDGSGYDAAYWVRNLRDPVLFSTAVLELAQGGHTVFMEMSPHPILLPAVERCVQHAGREGVTIPSMRREEAERAVMLESFGALYRVAYPVEWKRLFPESGRMVPLPTYPWQHKRFWIDVAASAVLPAAEHVTSLRGRPVSVAHGVEGQIFELELSSTSLPWLGAHRLGGVAVVPASALVELGLSAAAEALGAGARQISDVEFERALVLTEAERRLVQVHLSPASGGQHVFHIHSRAAGGASSEAGWVRHCKGQLRAVGAPSGTPEAVDAVRSRCTQQVLGPAVYEELERCNVQYEAPLRTLGEVWRRPGEALGLLALGPELVQESVRYQLHPAFLDAGLQTLAIALAAEQGEAALFMPLSIESLECVPGRAGVKWAHVSIAPATRPEDRVGTLELLDGEGRRVAVARGVRLRRVAAERLLEVLGEARSQDWFHDVSWEPRPVGAAQPGPADWLVFLDRGGWGTALVEEIGRQGHPCITVTAGETFQRLDARRFAVNPKRPEDMERLLRELPALPAGHEGRAVYLWGLDAVLDEQTGTPESSVAALHLVKALMGSPGRARLWVVTRGAQVTGVGAERVSLAQAPLWGMGRSVSLEQPGVWGGLIDLAPGGAPGETVEVLREIAAFGGDGEDQLALREKRPLVPRITRARVNAPAEPLRLRPDAAYLVTGGLGGLGLKVAKWLVERGARHLMLLGRSGASGAGDAASARRREGIESLRALGASVTTLAADVADREKMAALLRETAATLPPLRGVIHAAALLTESRLEDLDLAAMTAMMRPKVLGTWVLHELTREFELDFFVMFSSTSTLWGASGLAHYAAGNQFLEALAHHRRAMGLPAATIHWGTWDEIGGERADSERGFARFGLNPMSSERALDAMGQILQAGVSHKTVASVNWTVLKPIWEARRSRPFLRNVGESSPMLGAASSRARLLTELKSLPPARRFDTLVQRIQSEVGRILGFSSTELPSTERGFFQMGMTSQMSVELRNTLQRGLEKELPASVAFDHPTVIALAKRLASSVTAVEIPLPTVAVAQEPRPQAAQADAGGLAERLSQVTELSDEEVERLIAQKLS, from the coding sequence ATGACGAGTTTCGCCGAGAAGATCGCGCAGTATTCCCCCAAGCGGCTCGCGCTCCTTGCGATGGAGCTCAAATCCCGGCTCGATGCGGTGGAGGGGACACGTTCGGAGCCAATAGCGATCATCGGGATGGGGTGCCGCTTCCCCGGAGGGGGGAATGATCCAGAGTCGTACTGGAACCTCCTGTGCAACGGTGTGGATGCCGTCACCGAGGTGCCTTCCTCGCGGTGGACGCGTGAGGACATGGCGCGGATGGACCCCGAGGCCCTGGAGAAGCTGGGGGCGCGGTGGGGGGCTTTCATCAACAAGGTGGACCAGTTCGACGCGGACTTCTTCGGGATTTCGCCGCACGAGGCGCACCGGATGGATCCGCAGCAGCGCATCCTGCTCGAGGTGGCATGGGAGGCGCTGGAGCGCGCTGGGCAGGATATGACGCAGCTCGCGGGCAGCCGCACGGGCGTGTTCGTGGGGCTGTACAGCGACGACTACGCGTTGCTGCAGATGGGCAATCCCTCCGCCCGGGATTCGAGCAGCGTGACGGGGGCGCTCAACTGTGTGGTGCCGGGGCGCCTGTCCTACCTCCTGGATCTCCAAGGGCCCTGCCTGGCGGTGGACACCGCGTGCTCATCGTCACTGGTGGCGCTGCACCTGGCGTCCCAGAGCCTCCGTAACCAGGAGTGCTCGATGGCGCTGGCGTGCGGGGTCAACCTCATCCTCTCGCCGCACTCGTCGAGCAGGGTTTCGCGGGCGCAGGCGCTCGCGCCGGATGGGCGGTGCAAGACCTTCGATGCGCGCGCCAATGGCTTCGTGCGTGGCGAGGGTTGCGGCGTCGTCGTGCTCAAGCGCCTGTCCGACGCGATCGCAGCGGGGGATCCCATCCTGGCGCTCGTGCGGGGCTCGGCCGTCAATCAGGACGGGAAGTCAGCGGGGCTGACCGCGCCCAACGTGCTCGCCCAGCAGGCGCTCATCCGTCAGGCGCTGCAGAGCGCGGGCCTCGAGCCTTCCGAGATCGACTGTGTCGAGGCGCATGGGACCGGGACCTCGCTGGGAGACCCCATCGAGATGGAGGCGCTCCATGAGGTCTACGGCAGTGGACGTTCCGCACAGCAATCGCTGGTCGTGGGCGCGGCGAAGACCAACATCGGCCACCTTGAGTCTGCCGCGGGAATCGCGGGCATCATCAAGATGGTCCTTTCCATGCAGCACCAGGCCGTCCCCCCGGTCGCGCATTTCCAGCGGCTCAACCCGCGGATCGATTTTAGCGGCGAGTCCATCACCATCCCGACGGCACTCCACCCCTGGCCAGCGCGGGAGGAGCGGAAGCGCCGTGGCGCGGTCAGCTCGTTTGGGATCAGCGGGACGAACGCGCATGTGATTCTTGAGGAGCCGCCTTCGGGTCAGGCAGCGCCGGTCCCCCACGCGCCGGGTGCGCACCTGCTGCCGCTGTCGGCACGCTCGCCCTCCGCGCTTCAGGAACTGGCCCAGAAGTACGCGGAGTACCTCGTGTCGTCGCCAGAAGTGTCGCTCCGGGAGGTTTGCTACACGGCGGCACTGCGGCGGACGCACCATGAGTACCGCTTGGCTGTCGCGGGCGAGTCCCCGGCTGCCGTTGCCGAGAAGCTCCGGGAATTCGCCGCTGGAGGGCCCGCTCCGGCCGTGAAGGGCGCGGACGGGCAGCGCAAGGTGGTCTTCGTATTCCCAGGTCAGGGCTCGCAGTGGCTCGGCATGGGACGGCAGCTCCTCGAGCAGGAGCCGGCCTTCCGTGAAGCCATCGAGCGCATCGATGAGGCCATGCGGCCCCACGTGACGTGGCGGCTGCTCGACGTGCTCCGGGCGCCGTCCGAGGCGTCGCGGCTCAATGAGATCGATGTCGTACAGCCGGTCCTGTTCGCCATGGCCGTGGCGCTCTCGGCGCTCTGGCGCGCGTGGGGCATCGAGCCCGACGCGGTGGTGGGCCACAGCATGGGCGAGGTGGCCGCGGCGCACGTGGCGGGCGCGCTCAGCCTGGAGGATGCGGCGGCTGTCATCTGCCTCAGGAGCCGGCTGCTCAAGCGCATCAGCGGCCAGGGAGCGATGCTGGCGGCGGAGCTGTCCCTGGCAGAGGCGCGGAAGGCCGTCGCAGGGCGCGAGGCTCGCGTCGCGATCGCGGTGAACAACAGTCCGACCTCGACGGTGCTGTCCGGGGATGCCGCAGCGCTCGAGGAGATCCGCGCCTCGCTTGAGGCTCGCAATGTGTTCTGCCGCTGGGTGAAGGTCGACGTGGCCTCGCACAGCCCACAGGTTGACTCACTGCGTGCGGATCTGCTGTCCGTGCTCTCGGCGGTGCGGCCGCGGCCTGCCTCCGTGCCCATCGTCTCGACCGTGACCGGCGCTCCCTGTGACGGTTCTGGCTACGATGCCGCGTACTGGGTTCGCAACCTGCGCGATCCGGTGCTCTTCTCCACAGCCGTGCTCGAGCTTGCCCAGGGCGGGCACACGGTCTTCATGGAGATGAGCCCGCACCCGATCCTGTTGCCCGCCGTTGAGCGGTGCGTGCAGCACGCGGGCCGCGAGGGCGTGACGATTCCCTCCATGCGGCGCGAGGAAGCCGAGCGGGCAGTGATGCTGGAGTCCTTCGGCGCCCTGTACCGCGTGGCTTACCCCGTGGAATGGAAGCGGCTCTTCCCGGAGAGCGGGCGGATGGTCCCGCTGCCGACGTATCCCTGGCAGCACAAGCGGTTCTGGATCGATGTGGCGGCATCGGCCGTCCTCCCTGCCGCCGAGCACGTGACGTCCCTGCGCGGCCGTCCGGTGAGCGTCGCGCACGGAGTCGAAGGTCAGATCTTCGAGCTGGAGCTGAGCAGTACCTCCCTGCCATGGCTCGGCGCGCATCGGCTGGGGGGCGTCGCCGTCGTCCCGGCCTCGGCGTTGGTCGAGCTTGGGCTGAGCGCGGCGGCCGAGGCGCTGGGGGCAGGGGCGCGTCAGATCTCGGACGTGGAGTTCGAGCGCGCGCTGGTGTTGACGGAGGCAGAGAGGCGCCTTGTGCAAGTGCACCTCTCTCCGGCTTCTGGTGGGCAGCACGTGTTCCACATCCACAGCCGCGCTGCGGGTGGAGCGTCGTCTGAAGCGGGATGGGTGCGGCACTGCAAGGGTCAGCTCCGGGCTGTGGGCGCGCCTTCGGGAACCCCTGAGGCTGTCGATGCGGTGCGCTCGCGTTGCACGCAGCAAGTGCTGGGGCCTGCTGTTTACGAGGAACTCGAGCGTTGCAACGTCCAGTACGAGGCTCCGCTGCGGACGCTCGGCGAGGTCTGGAGGCGGCCGGGTGAGGCGCTCGGACTCCTCGCGCTCGGACCCGAGCTGGTTCAGGAGTCGGTGCGCTACCAGCTCCACCCGGCGTTCTTGGATGCGGGGCTTCAGACCCTGGCGATCGCGCTTGCGGCGGAGCAGGGGGAGGCTGCGCTGTTCATGCCTCTGAGCATCGAGTCGCTCGAGTGCGTTCCAGGCCGTGCCGGTGTCAAGTGGGCCCATGTGTCCATCGCTCCCGCAACCCGCCCGGAGGACCGGGTGGGCACGCTGGAGTTGCTGGATGGAGAGGGCCGCCGGGTGGCCGTGGCGCGCGGTGTGCGGCTGCGGCGTGTGGCGGCCGAGCGGCTCCTCGAGGTGCTGGGAGAGGCCCGTTCGCAGGATTGGTTCCATGACGTGTCGTGGGAGCCCAGGCCCGTGGGGGCGGCCCAGCCGGGGCCCGCGGACTGGCTTGTGTTTCTCGACCGGGGCGGGTGGGGGACAGCGCTGGTGGAGGAGATTGGCCGTCAGGGCCACCCGTGCATCACCGTGACGGCGGGGGAGACCTTCCAGCGGCTGGACGCGCGGCGCTTCGCGGTGAATCCGAAGCGGCCGGAGGACATGGAGCGCCTGTTGCGCGAGCTGCCGGCGCTGCCGGCCGGGCATGAGGGCCGCGCCGTCTACCTGTGGGGCCTCGATGCGGTGCTCGACGAGCAGACGGGCACGCCAGAGTCCTCCGTGGCCGCCCTGCATTTGGTGAAGGCACTCATGGGCTCACCTGGCCGCGCGCGGCTCTGGGTGGTGACCCGGGGCGCCCAGGTGACGGGCGTGGGGGCCGAGCGTGTGTCGTTGGCCCAGGCGCCGCTGTGGGGCATGGGCCGGAGTGTGTCTCTGGAGCAGCCGGGCGTGTGGGGCGGCCTCATTGATTTGGCTCCGGGCGGGGCTCCCGGGGAGACCGTTGAGGTGCTTCGCGAGATCGCCGCGTTCGGCGGGGATGGTGAAGATCAGCTTGCGCTCCGCGAGAAGCGTCCCCTGGTGCCTCGCATCACCCGCGCACGGGTGAACGCGCCTGCGGAGCCGCTGCGCTTGCGGCCGGATGCGGCCTACCTCGTGACGGGTGGGCTGGGAGGACTGGGCCTGAAGGTGGCGAAGTGGCTGGTGGAGCGGGGCGCGCGGCACCTCATGCTGCTGGGCCGGAGTGGAGCCTCCGGCGCCGGGGATGCGGCTTCTGCGCGGCGCCGCGAGGGCATCGAGTCGCTTCGGGCACTCGGCGCGTCTGTCACCACGCTGGCCGCCGACGTGGCGGATCGCGAGAAGATGGCGGCGCTCTTGCGTGAGACAGCCGCGACGCTTCCCCCGTTGCGAGGGGTGATCCACGCCGCTGCGCTGCTGACGGAGAGCCGCTTGGAGGACCTGGACCTTGCGGCGATGACGGCGATGATGCGCCCCAAGGTGCTCGGCACCTGGGTGCTTCACGAGCTGACGCGCGAGTTCGAGCTCGATTTCTTCGTGATGTTCTCGTCGACGTCGACCCTGTGGGGTGCCTCTGGGTTGGCACACTACGCGGCGGGCAACCAGTTCCTGGAGGCACTCGCGCACCACCGCAGGGCAATGGGGCTGCCCGCGGCCACCATCCACTGGGGAACGTGGGACGAGATCGGCGGCGAGCGGGCTGACAGCGAGCGAGGCTTTGCGCGCTTCGGACTGAATCCCATGTCCTCGGAGCGGGCGCTCGATGCGATGGGCCAGATCCTGCAGGCGGGAGTGAGCCACAAGACGGTCGCGTCCGTGAACTGGACGGTGTTGAAGCCGATCTGGGAGGCGCGGCGGAGCCGGC